The following proteins are encoded in a genomic region of Primulina huaijiensis isolate GDHJ02 chromosome 3, ASM1229523v2, whole genome shotgun sequence:
- the LOC140973765 gene encoding glutamate synthase 1 [NADH], chloroplastic isoform X1, producing MKAREGLLKCKELGLSKTEMKKLLPIVDASSSDSGAFDGVLELLVRAGRSLPEAIMMMIPEAWQNDKNIDPHRKSLYEYFSALMEPWDGPALISFTDGRYLGATLDRNGLRPGRFYVTHSGRVIMASEVGVVDIPPADVSRKGRLNPGMMLLVDFENHVVVDDEALKQQYSLARPYADWLKRQKIQLKDIVESVRESDRISPPIAGVVAVSRNDENMEHMGIHGLLAPLKAFGYTVESLEMLLLPMAKDGIEALGSMGNDAPLAVMSDREKLTFEYFKQMFAQVTNPPIDPIREKIVTSMECMIGPEGDLTETTEEQCHRLSLKGPLLSIDEMEAIKRMNYRGWRSKVLDITYSKDRGRKGLEETLDRICSEAHNAIKEGYTALVLSDRAFSTKRVAVSSLMAIGAVHHHLVKKLERTRVALIVESAEPREVHHFCTLVGFGADAICPYLAVEAIWRLQVDGKIPPKATGEFHSKDELVRKYIKASNYGMMKVLAKMGISTLASYKGAQIFEAVGLSSEVMERCFTGTPSRVEGATFEALAQDALELHELAFPTRALPPGSAEAVALPNPGDYHWRKGGELHLNDPLAMAKLQEAARSNSVVAYKEYSKRIQELNKSCNLRGLLKFKEAEVKVPIEEVQPASEIVKRFCTGAMSYGSISLEAHTTLAIAMNKIGGKSNTGEGGEQPSRMEPLADGSRNPRRSAIKQVASGRFGVSSYYLTNADELQIKMAQGAKPGEGGELPGHKVIGDIAVTRNSTAGVGLISPPPHHDIYSIEDLAQLIHDLKNANPGARISVKLVSEAGVGVIASGVVKGHADHVLISGHDGGTGASRWTGIKSAGLPWELGLAETHQTLVANDLRGRTVLQTDGQLKTGRDVAIAALLGAEEFGFSTAPLITLGCIMMRKCHKNTCPVGIATQDPVLREKFAGEPEHVINFFFMLAEEVRDIMSQLGFRTLNEMVGRSDMLELDKDVANTNEKLKNIDLSLLLRPAADIRPDAAQVCVQKQDHGLDMALDNKLIALANPALEKSLPVYIESPICNVNRAVGTMLSHEVTKRFHMVGLPSDTIHIKLSGSAGQSLGAFLCSGVTLELEGDSNDYVGKGLSGGRIVVYPPKESKFDPKENIVIGNVALYGATNGEAYFNGMAAERFAVRNSGAKAVVEGVGDHGCEYMTGGTVVVLGMTGRNFAAGMSGGVAYVLDVDSKFRKRCNSELVDLDPVIEEDDILTLQMMIQQHQRHTSSKLAKQVLTDFESLLPKFIKVFPRDYKRVLASKKAEEISKAASEKAAREVEVQEEAELMEKDAFEELKKLAAASVSEKSSQVEEETSKRPTRVPDAVKHRGFVAYEQEGVSYRDPNVRMNDWNEVMEELKPGPLLKTQSARCMDCGTPFCHQENSGCPLGNKIPEFNELVYQNRWREALDRLLETNNFPEFTGRVCPAPCEGSCVLGIIENPVSIKSIECSIIDKAFEEGWMVPRPPLKRTGKRIAIIGSGPSGLAAADQLNRMGHTVTVFERADRIGGLMMYGVPNMKTDKIDVVQRRVNLMEKEGVNFVLNANVGKDSSYSIDKLREENDAIVLAVGATKPRDLPVPGRDLSGVHFAMEFLHSNTKSLLDSNLQDGKYISAKDKKVVVIGGGDTGTDCIGTSIRHGCSGLINLELLPEPPRTRAAGNPWPQWPRIFRVDYGHQEATAKFGKDPRSYQVLTKRFIGDEKGAVKGLEIVRVHWEKDASGKFQFKEVEGSEEIIEADLVLLAMGFLGPESTLADKLELERDNRSNLKAEYGHFSTNVEGVFAAGDCRRGQSLVVWAIAEGRQAASQVDKYLMKDDSETAITSEKHEEFVNMQKQDGHRQTVRT from the exons ATGAAAGCTCGTGAAGGTCTTCTAAAGTGCAAGGAGCTTGGCTTGTCAAAGACAGAGATGAAGAAGCTTCTACCCATTGTAGATGCCAGCTCGTCAGATTCAG GTGCCTTTGATGGTGTGCTTGAGCTTTTGGTTAGAGCTGGTAGAAGTCTCCCTGAAGCTATAATGATGATGATTCCTGAAGCCTGGCAGAATGATAAGAACATAGATCCTCATCGGAAGTCCTTGTACGAATATTTCTCAGCTCTTATGGAACCATGGGATGGCCCTGCTCTTATCTCAT TTACTGACGGACGGTATCTTGGAGCAACATTGGATCGGAATGGATTACGTCCTGGTCGCTTTTATGTGACACACAGTGGGAGAGTTATTATGGCAAGTGAAGTTGGAGTGGTTGATATTCCCCCAGCGGATGTCTCCAGGAAAGGGAGACTTAATCCCGGTATGATGCTCCTCGTGGACTTTGAGAATCATGTTGTTGTAGATGATGAAGCCTTGAAGCAACAATATTCGCTTGCAAGGCCTTATGCTGACTGGCTAAAAAGGCAAAAGATACAATTGAAAGACATTGTTGAATCTGTCCGGGAATCTGACCGTATTTCTCCTCCCATAGCTGGAGTTGTAGCG GTATCTCGCAATGATGAAAACATGGAACACATGGGTATCCATGGTTTATTGGCTCCACTGAAGGCATTTGG TTACACAGTTGAATCTTTAGAAATGCTGTTACTACCCATGGCAAAAGATGGCATTGAGGCCCTTGGGTCTATGGGAAATGATGCTCCACTGGCTGTGATGTCTGATAGGGAGAAGCTTACATTTGAATATTTTAAGCAGATGTTTGCTCAGGTGACAAATCCTCCAATCGATCCCATTAGGGAGAAGATAGTTACCTCAATGGAATGCATGATTGGTCCAGAAGGTGATCTTACAGAGACTACCGAAGAGCAGTGCCATCGTCTATCTTTAAAAGGTCCACTGCTATCGATTGATGAAATGGAAGCAATAAAAAGAATGAATTACAGAGGCTGGAGGAGCAAAGTTCTCGATATTACCTACTCTAAGGACCGTGGTAGGAAGGGCTTGGAGGAGACCTTAGACAGGATATGCTCTGAGGCACATAATGCAATCAAAGAGGGTTATACTGCACTAGTGCTTTCTGACCGAG CTTTCTCAACAAAGCGTGTTGCAGTAAGTTCCCTTATGGCCATTGGTGCAGTCCATCATCACTTAGTGAAGAAGCTTGAGCGAACCCGAGTTGCATTGATTGTCGAATCTGCTGAGCCCCGTGAAGTACACCATTTTTGTACACTCGTAGGATTTGGTGCAGATGCAATCTGCCCTTATTTGGCTGTTGAGGCCATTTGGAGATTGCAAGTTGATGGTAAAATTCCACCAAAAGCAACCGGTGAGTTCCACTCGAAGGATGAGCTTGTCAGGAAATATATCAAAGCCAGCAACTATGGCATGATGAAAGTCCTTGCCAAGATGGGTATATCGACTTTGGCCTCATACAAGGGAGCACAAATCTTTGAGGCAGTGGGTCTATCATCAGAGGTGATGGAACGATGCTTCACTGGAACCCCTAGCAGAGTTGAGGGTGCCACTTTTGAAGCCCTTGCACAGGATGCACTTGAGTTGCATGAGCTGGCTTTCCCAACACGTGCGTTGCCACCTGGTAGTGCCGAGGCTGTTGCACTACCTAATCCAGGTGATTATCACTGGAGAAAAGGTGGTGAGCTGCACCTGAACGATCCTCTTGCCATGGCAAAGTTGCAAGAAGCTGCCAGGTCTAACAgcgtggttgcttacaaagaatATTCTAAGCGCATCCAAGAATTGAATAAGTCCTGCAATTTAAGGGGACTTCTGAAATTTAAAGAGGCTGAAGTAAAGGTTCCTATTGAAGAAGTTCAGCCAGCTAGTGAGATTGTAAAACGGTTTTGTACTGGTGCCATGAGCTATGGATCAATATCATTGGAGGCACATACAACTCTAGCTATTGCTATGAACAAAATCGGGGGGAAGTCTAACACCG GCGAGGGAGGTGAACAACCATCTCGAATGGAACCGCTTGCAGATGGTTCAAGGAATCCAAGGAGGAGTGCCATTAAGCAGGTTGCCAGTGGCAGATTTGGAGTTTCTAGCTATTATCTGACAAATGCTGATGAGTTACAGATAAAAATGGCTCAG GGAGCAAAGCCTGGTGAAGGGGGTGAACTTCCAGGGCACAAAGTTATTGGCGACATTGCTGTCACTCGGAATTCTACTGCTGGCGTGGGGCTTATCAGTCCACCTCCTCATCATGACATTTATTCAATTGAAGATCTCGCACAATTGATTCATGACCTTAAG AATGCAAATCCTGGGGCTCGTATTAGTGTGAAGCTAGTTTCTGAAGCTGGTGTTGGAGTGATTGCTAGTGGGGTTGTTAAGGGTCATGCTGATCACGTCTTAATCTCTGGTCATGATGGAGGTACGGGAGCTTCGAGATGGACTGGAATCAAGAGTGCTGGTCTTCCTTGGGAGCTTGGTCTTGCAGAGACCCACCAAACATTAGTTGCTAATGATCTTCGTGGTCGAACTGTTCTTCAAACAGATGGCCAACTTAAAACTGGAAGAGACGTGGCTATTGCTGCCCTTCTTGGTGCAGAGGAGTTCGGTTTTAGCACAGCTCCTCTCATAACGCTGGGTTGTATCATGATGAGGAAGTGCCATAAAAACACTTGCCCTGTTGGTATTGCCACTCAAGATCCAGTTCTTAGGGAAAAGTTTGCTGGTGAACCAGAACAtgtcatcaatttcttcttcatgCTTGCGGAAGAAGTGAGGGATATAATGTCTCAGCTTGGATTTCGAACACTCAATGAAATGGTCGGCCGCTCAGACATGCTTGAACTGGATAAAGATGTTGCTAACACCAATGAGAAGCTTAAGAACATTGATCTTTCCTTATTACTTCGACCAGCTGCTGATATTAGGCCAGATGCTGCTCAGGTTTGTGTGCAGAAACAGGATCACGGTTTGGACATGGCTTTAGATAACAAACTTATAGCATTAGCCAATCCTGCCTTGGAGAAAAGTCTTCCTGTGTACATTGAGTCGCCAATCTGCAACGTAAACCGAGCGGTTGGAACCATGTTAAGCCATGAAGTGACAAAACGCTTCCATATGGTGGGACTTCCTTCAGATACAATCCATATCAAACTAAGTGGAAGTGCAGGCCAGAGTCTTGGAGCTTTTCTTTGTTCTGGCGTCACTCTTGAGCTTGAAGGTGACAGTAATGATTATGTAGGAAAAGGCTTATCAGGTGGAAGAATTGTTGTGTATCCGCCTAAAGAAAGCAAATTTGATCCGAAGGAGAATATTGTCATTGGAAATGTCGCCCTGTATGGGGCCACTAATGGAGAGGCTTACTTTAATGGGATGGCAGCAGAAAGATTTGCTGTTCGGAATTCTGGCGCTAAAGCAGTAGTGGAAGGTGTGGGGGATCACGGTTGCGAGTATATGACTGGTGGAACTGTCGTCGTGCTTGGTATGACCGGAAGAAACTTTGCTGCTGGTATGAGTGGAGGCGTTGCCTATGTTCTCGATGTTGATTCCAAGTTTAGAAAGCGGTGCAACTCTGAGTTGGTGGATCTTGATCCAGTAATCGAAGAGGATGATATTTTGACGCTCCAAATGATGATACAACAGCATCAACGTCACACAAGCAGCAAATTAGCGAAACAAGTTCTTACTGATTTTGAGTCTCTTCTGCCAAAATTCATCAAAGTTTTTCCTCGTGATTATAAACGAGTTCTTGCAAGCAAGAAAGCGGAGGAAATTTCAAAGGCAGCTTCAGAAAAAGCTGCCAGAGAAGTTGAGGTGCAAGAAGAGGCAGAGTTGATGGAGAAAGATGCTTTTGAAGAACTTAAGAAGTTGGCAGCTGCATCTGTCAGTGAAAAATCCAGCCAG GTTGAAGAAGAAACATCAAAGAGGCCGACTCGAGTTCCAGATGCTGTGAAACATAGGGGTTTTGTTGCTTATGAGCAAGAGGGTGTGTCATACAGAGATCCTAATGTTCGAATGAATGACTGGAATGAAGTTATGGAAGAATTAAAACCTGGGCCACTCCTGAAAACACAATCTGCTCGTTGTATGGACTGTGGTACTCCTTTTTGTCATCAG GAGAATTCTGGATGCCCTCTTGGGAATAAGATACCTGAATTCAATGAGTTAGTGTACCAAAATAGATGGCGTGAAGCATTGGATCGACTTCTGGAGACTAACAATTTCCCAGAGTTCACTGGTCGTGTGTGCCCTGCACCTTGTGAAGGGTCTTGCGTTCTTGGTATCATAGAAAATCCAGTCTCTATCAAAAGTATTGAGTGTTCTATCATAGACAAAGCTTTTGAGGAGGGATGGATGGTGCCACGGCCACCTTTGAAGAGAACTGG AAAAAGAATTGCTATTATTGGAAGTGGACCTTCTGGTTTGGCTGCTGCTGATCAATTAAATCGGATGGGTCACACTGTGACGGTGTTTGAACGTGCAGATAGAATAGGCGGTCTTATGATGTATGGTGTCCCAAACATGAAGACAGACAAAATTGATGTTGTCCAGAGAAGGGTCAATCTCATGGAAAAAGAAGGTGTCAACTTTGTGCTCAATGCTAATGTTGGAAAAGATTCCTCATACTCAATAGATAAACTTCGCGAGGAAAATGACGCCATTGTTTTGGCTGTAGGAGCCACAAAACCGAG GGACCTTCCTGTTCCTGGACGAGACCTTTCTGGAGTCCATTTTGCCATGGAGTTTCTGCATTCAAATACAAAAAGCTTGCTTGATAGCAATCTTCAGGATGGCAAGTACATCTCCGCAAAAGACAAGAAAGTGGTAGTAATTGGTGGAGGTGATACGGGCACCGACTGTATTGGAACATCTATCAGGCATGGGTGCAGTGGCCTCATAAATTTAGAGCTTCTCCCTGAGCCACCGCGTACTAGGGCTGCAGGAAATCCTTGGCCACAG TGGCCCCGTATATTCCGTGTAGACTATGGGCATCAAGAAGCTACTGCCAAGTTTGGGAAGGATCCAAGGTCCTATCAGGTGTTGACCAAACGTTTCATAGGAGATGAGAAAGGAGCGGTGAAAGGACTTGAGATTGTACGTGTCCACTGGGAAAAAGACGCGAGTGGAAAATTTCAATTCAAGGAAGTTGAAGGTTCCGAGGAGATTATCGAAGCTGATCTAGTTCTTCTTGCCATGGGATTCCTCGGTCCTGAATCG ACACTGGCGGACAAATTGGAGCTGGAACGAGACAACAGATCGAACTTAAAAGCCGAGTATGGGCATTTCTCGACAAACGTGGAAGGCGTGTTTGCGGCTGGTGATTGTCGAAGGGGACAATCTCTTGTCGTGTGGGCGATCGCCGAAGGCAGGCAAGCAGCATCACAAGTTGACAAATACCTCATGAAAGATGACTCCGAAACCGCCATTACCAGTGAAAAACATGAAGAATTTGTCAACATGCAGAAGCAAGACGGCCACAGGCAAACAGTGAGGACATAG
- the LOC140973765 gene encoding glutamate synthase [NADH], amyloplastic isoform X2, protein MMMIPEAWQNDKNIDPHRKSLYEYFSALMEPWDGPALISFTDGRYLGATLDRNGLRPGRFYVTHSGRVIMASEVGVVDIPPADVSRKGRLNPGMMLLVDFENHVVVDDEALKQQYSLARPYADWLKRQKIQLKDIVESVRESDRISPPIAGVVAVSRNDENMEHMGIHGLLAPLKAFGYTVESLEMLLLPMAKDGIEALGSMGNDAPLAVMSDREKLTFEYFKQMFAQVTNPPIDPIREKIVTSMECMIGPEGDLTETTEEQCHRLSLKGPLLSIDEMEAIKRMNYRGWRSKVLDITYSKDRGRKGLEETLDRICSEAHNAIKEGYTALVLSDRAFSTKRVAVSSLMAIGAVHHHLVKKLERTRVALIVESAEPREVHHFCTLVGFGADAICPYLAVEAIWRLQVDGKIPPKATGEFHSKDELVRKYIKASNYGMMKVLAKMGISTLASYKGAQIFEAVGLSSEVMERCFTGTPSRVEGATFEALAQDALELHELAFPTRALPPGSAEAVALPNPGDYHWRKGGELHLNDPLAMAKLQEAARSNSVVAYKEYSKRIQELNKSCNLRGLLKFKEAEVKVPIEEVQPASEIVKRFCTGAMSYGSISLEAHTTLAIAMNKIGGKSNTGEGGEQPSRMEPLADGSRNPRRSAIKQVASGRFGVSSYYLTNADELQIKMAQGAKPGEGGELPGHKVIGDIAVTRNSTAGVGLISPPPHHDIYSIEDLAQLIHDLKNANPGARISVKLVSEAGVGVIASGVVKGHADHVLISGHDGGTGASRWTGIKSAGLPWELGLAETHQTLVANDLRGRTVLQTDGQLKTGRDVAIAALLGAEEFGFSTAPLITLGCIMMRKCHKNTCPVGIATQDPVLREKFAGEPEHVINFFFMLAEEVRDIMSQLGFRTLNEMVGRSDMLELDKDVANTNEKLKNIDLSLLLRPAADIRPDAAQVCVQKQDHGLDMALDNKLIALANPALEKSLPVYIESPICNVNRAVGTMLSHEVTKRFHMVGLPSDTIHIKLSGSAGQSLGAFLCSGVTLELEGDSNDYVGKGLSGGRIVVYPPKESKFDPKENIVIGNVALYGATNGEAYFNGMAAERFAVRNSGAKAVVEGVGDHGCEYMTGGTVVVLGMTGRNFAAGMSGGVAYVLDVDSKFRKRCNSELVDLDPVIEEDDILTLQMMIQQHQRHTSSKLAKQVLTDFESLLPKFIKVFPRDYKRVLASKKAEEISKAASEKAAREVEVQEEAELMEKDAFEELKKLAAASVSEKSSQVEEETSKRPTRVPDAVKHRGFVAYEQEGVSYRDPNVRMNDWNEVMEELKPGPLLKTQSARCMDCGTPFCHQENSGCPLGNKIPEFNELVYQNRWREALDRLLETNNFPEFTGRVCPAPCEGSCVLGIIENPVSIKSIECSIIDKAFEEGWMVPRPPLKRTGKRIAIIGSGPSGLAAADQLNRMGHTVTVFERADRIGGLMMYGVPNMKTDKIDVVQRRVNLMEKEGVNFVLNANVGKDSSYSIDKLREENDAIVLAVGATKPRDLPVPGRDLSGVHFAMEFLHSNTKSLLDSNLQDGKYISAKDKKVVVIGGGDTGTDCIGTSIRHGCSGLINLELLPEPPRTRAAGNPWPQWPRIFRVDYGHQEATAKFGKDPRSYQVLTKRFIGDEKGAVKGLEIVRVHWEKDASGKFQFKEVEGSEEIIEADLVLLAMGFLGPESTLADKLELERDNRSNLKAEYGHFSTNVEGVFAAGDCRRGQSLVVWAIAEGRQAASQVDKYLMKDDSETAITSEKHEEFVNMQKQDGHRQTVRT, encoded by the exons ATGATGATGATTCCTGAAGCCTGGCAGAATGATAAGAACATAGATCCTCATCGGAAGTCCTTGTACGAATATTTCTCAGCTCTTATGGAACCATGGGATGGCCCTGCTCTTATCTCAT TTACTGACGGACGGTATCTTGGAGCAACATTGGATCGGAATGGATTACGTCCTGGTCGCTTTTATGTGACACACAGTGGGAGAGTTATTATGGCAAGTGAAGTTGGAGTGGTTGATATTCCCCCAGCGGATGTCTCCAGGAAAGGGAGACTTAATCCCGGTATGATGCTCCTCGTGGACTTTGAGAATCATGTTGTTGTAGATGATGAAGCCTTGAAGCAACAATATTCGCTTGCAAGGCCTTATGCTGACTGGCTAAAAAGGCAAAAGATACAATTGAAAGACATTGTTGAATCTGTCCGGGAATCTGACCGTATTTCTCCTCCCATAGCTGGAGTTGTAGCG GTATCTCGCAATGATGAAAACATGGAACACATGGGTATCCATGGTTTATTGGCTCCACTGAAGGCATTTGG TTACACAGTTGAATCTTTAGAAATGCTGTTACTACCCATGGCAAAAGATGGCATTGAGGCCCTTGGGTCTATGGGAAATGATGCTCCACTGGCTGTGATGTCTGATAGGGAGAAGCTTACATTTGAATATTTTAAGCAGATGTTTGCTCAGGTGACAAATCCTCCAATCGATCCCATTAGGGAGAAGATAGTTACCTCAATGGAATGCATGATTGGTCCAGAAGGTGATCTTACAGAGACTACCGAAGAGCAGTGCCATCGTCTATCTTTAAAAGGTCCACTGCTATCGATTGATGAAATGGAAGCAATAAAAAGAATGAATTACAGAGGCTGGAGGAGCAAAGTTCTCGATATTACCTACTCTAAGGACCGTGGTAGGAAGGGCTTGGAGGAGACCTTAGACAGGATATGCTCTGAGGCACATAATGCAATCAAAGAGGGTTATACTGCACTAGTGCTTTCTGACCGAG CTTTCTCAACAAAGCGTGTTGCAGTAAGTTCCCTTATGGCCATTGGTGCAGTCCATCATCACTTAGTGAAGAAGCTTGAGCGAACCCGAGTTGCATTGATTGTCGAATCTGCTGAGCCCCGTGAAGTACACCATTTTTGTACACTCGTAGGATTTGGTGCAGATGCAATCTGCCCTTATTTGGCTGTTGAGGCCATTTGGAGATTGCAAGTTGATGGTAAAATTCCACCAAAAGCAACCGGTGAGTTCCACTCGAAGGATGAGCTTGTCAGGAAATATATCAAAGCCAGCAACTATGGCATGATGAAAGTCCTTGCCAAGATGGGTATATCGACTTTGGCCTCATACAAGGGAGCACAAATCTTTGAGGCAGTGGGTCTATCATCAGAGGTGATGGAACGATGCTTCACTGGAACCCCTAGCAGAGTTGAGGGTGCCACTTTTGAAGCCCTTGCACAGGATGCACTTGAGTTGCATGAGCTGGCTTTCCCAACACGTGCGTTGCCACCTGGTAGTGCCGAGGCTGTTGCACTACCTAATCCAGGTGATTATCACTGGAGAAAAGGTGGTGAGCTGCACCTGAACGATCCTCTTGCCATGGCAAAGTTGCAAGAAGCTGCCAGGTCTAACAgcgtggttgcttacaaagaatATTCTAAGCGCATCCAAGAATTGAATAAGTCCTGCAATTTAAGGGGACTTCTGAAATTTAAAGAGGCTGAAGTAAAGGTTCCTATTGAAGAAGTTCAGCCAGCTAGTGAGATTGTAAAACGGTTTTGTACTGGTGCCATGAGCTATGGATCAATATCATTGGAGGCACATACAACTCTAGCTATTGCTATGAACAAAATCGGGGGGAAGTCTAACACCG GCGAGGGAGGTGAACAACCATCTCGAATGGAACCGCTTGCAGATGGTTCAAGGAATCCAAGGAGGAGTGCCATTAAGCAGGTTGCCAGTGGCAGATTTGGAGTTTCTAGCTATTATCTGACAAATGCTGATGAGTTACAGATAAAAATGGCTCAG GGAGCAAAGCCTGGTGAAGGGGGTGAACTTCCAGGGCACAAAGTTATTGGCGACATTGCTGTCACTCGGAATTCTACTGCTGGCGTGGGGCTTATCAGTCCACCTCCTCATCATGACATTTATTCAATTGAAGATCTCGCACAATTGATTCATGACCTTAAG AATGCAAATCCTGGGGCTCGTATTAGTGTGAAGCTAGTTTCTGAAGCTGGTGTTGGAGTGATTGCTAGTGGGGTTGTTAAGGGTCATGCTGATCACGTCTTAATCTCTGGTCATGATGGAGGTACGGGAGCTTCGAGATGGACTGGAATCAAGAGTGCTGGTCTTCCTTGGGAGCTTGGTCTTGCAGAGACCCACCAAACATTAGTTGCTAATGATCTTCGTGGTCGAACTGTTCTTCAAACAGATGGCCAACTTAAAACTGGAAGAGACGTGGCTATTGCTGCCCTTCTTGGTGCAGAGGAGTTCGGTTTTAGCACAGCTCCTCTCATAACGCTGGGTTGTATCATGATGAGGAAGTGCCATAAAAACACTTGCCCTGTTGGTATTGCCACTCAAGATCCAGTTCTTAGGGAAAAGTTTGCTGGTGAACCAGAACAtgtcatcaatttcttcttcatgCTTGCGGAAGAAGTGAGGGATATAATGTCTCAGCTTGGATTTCGAACACTCAATGAAATGGTCGGCCGCTCAGACATGCTTGAACTGGATAAAGATGTTGCTAACACCAATGAGAAGCTTAAGAACATTGATCTTTCCTTATTACTTCGACCAGCTGCTGATATTAGGCCAGATGCTGCTCAGGTTTGTGTGCAGAAACAGGATCACGGTTTGGACATGGCTTTAGATAACAAACTTATAGCATTAGCCAATCCTGCCTTGGAGAAAAGTCTTCCTGTGTACATTGAGTCGCCAATCTGCAACGTAAACCGAGCGGTTGGAACCATGTTAAGCCATGAAGTGACAAAACGCTTCCATATGGTGGGACTTCCTTCAGATACAATCCATATCAAACTAAGTGGAAGTGCAGGCCAGAGTCTTGGAGCTTTTCTTTGTTCTGGCGTCACTCTTGAGCTTGAAGGTGACAGTAATGATTATGTAGGAAAAGGCTTATCAGGTGGAAGAATTGTTGTGTATCCGCCTAAAGAAAGCAAATTTGATCCGAAGGAGAATATTGTCATTGGAAATGTCGCCCTGTATGGGGCCACTAATGGAGAGGCTTACTTTAATGGGATGGCAGCAGAAAGATTTGCTGTTCGGAATTCTGGCGCTAAAGCAGTAGTGGAAGGTGTGGGGGATCACGGTTGCGAGTATATGACTGGTGGAACTGTCGTCGTGCTTGGTATGACCGGAAGAAACTTTGCTGCTGGTATGAGTGGAGGCGTTGCCTATGTTCTCGATGTTGATTCCAAGTTTAGAAAGCGGTGCAACTCTGAGTTGGTGGATCTTGATCCAGTAATCGAAGAGGATGATATTTTGACGCTCCAAATGATGATACAACAGCATCAACGTCACACAAGCAGCAAATTAGCGAAACAAGTTCTTACTGATTTTGAGTCTCTTCTGCCAAAATTCATCAAAGTTTTTCCTCGTGATTATAAACGAGTTCTTGCAAGCAAGAAAGCGGAGGAAATTTCAAAGGCAGCTTCAGAAAAAGCTGCCAGAGAAGTTGAGGTGCAAGAAGAGGCAGAGTTGATGGAGAAAGATGCTTTTGAAGAACTTAAGAAGTTGGCAGCTGCATCTGTCAGTGAAAAATCCAGCCAG GTTGAAGAAGAAACATCAAAGAGGCCGACTCGAGTTCCAGATGCTGTGAAACATAGGGGTTTTGTTGCTTATGAGCAAGAGGGTGTGTCATACAGAGATCCTAATGTTCGAATGAATGACTGGAATGAAGTTATGGAAGAATTAAAACCTGGGCCACTCCTGAAAACACAATCTGCTCGTTGTATGGACTGTGGTACTCCTTTTTGTCATCAG GAGAATTCTGGATGCCCTCTTGGGAATAAGATACCTGAATTCAATGAGTTAGTGTACCAAAATAGATGGCGTGAAGCATTGGATCGACTTCTGGAGACTAACAATTTCCCAGAGTTCACTGGTCGTGTGTGCCCTGCACCTTGTGAAGGGTCTTGCGTTCTTGGTATCATAGAAAATCCAGTCTCTATCAAAAGTATTGAGTGTTCTATCATAGACAAAGCTTTTGAGGAGGGATGGATGGTGCCACGGCCACCTTTGAAGAGAACTGG AAAAAGAATTGCTATTATTGGAAGTGGACCTTCTGGTTTGGCTGCTGCTGATCAATTAAATCGGATGGGTCACACTGTGACGGTGTTTGAACGTGCAGATAGAATAGGCGGTCTTATGATGTATGGTGTCCCAAACATGAAGACAGACAAAATTGATGTTGTCCAGAGAAGGGTCAATCTCATGGAAAAAGAAGGTGTCAACTTTGTGCTCAATGCTAATGTTGGAAAAGATTCCTCATACTCAATAGATAAACTTCGCGAGGAAAATGACGCCATTGTTTTGGCTGTAGGAGCCACAAAACCGAG GGACCTTCCTGTTCCTGGACGAGACCTTTCTGGAGTCCATTTTGCCATGGAGTTTCTGCATTCAAATACAAAAAGCTTGCTTGATAGCAATCTTCAGGATGGCAAGTACATCTCCGCAAAAGACAAGAAAGTGGTAGTAATTGGTGGAGGTGATACGGGCACCGACTGTATTGGAACATCTATCAGGCATGGGTGCAGTGGCCTCATAAATTTAGAGCTTCTCCCTGAGCCACCGCGTACTAGGGCTGCAGGAAATCCTTGGCCACAG TGGCCCCGTATATTCCGTGTAGACTATGGGCATCAAGAAGCTACTGCCAAGTTTGGGAAGGATCCAAGGTCCTATCAGGTGTTGACCAAACGTTTCATAGGAGATGAGAAAGGAGCGGTGAAAGGACTTGAGATTGTACGTGTCCACTGGGAAAAAGACGCGAGTGGAAAATTTCAATTCAAGGAAGTTGAAGGTTCCGAGGAGATTATCGAAGCTGATCTAGTTCTTCTTGCCATGGGATTCCTCGGTCCTGAATCG ACACTGGCGGACAAATTGGAGCTGGAACGAGACAACAGATCGAACTTAAAAGCCGAGTATGGGCATTTCTCGACAAACGTGGAAGGCGTGTTTGCGGCTGGTGATTGTCGAAGGGGACAATCTCTTGTCGTGTGGGCGATCGCCGAAGGCAGGCAAGCAGCATCACAAGTTGACAAATACCTCATGAAAGATGACTCCGAAACCGCCATTACCAGTGAAAAACATGAAGAATTTGTCAACATGCAGAAGCAAGACGGCCACAGGCAAACAGTGAGGACATAG